The Micromonospora sp. Llam0 genome includes a window with the following:
- a CDS encoding nitrilase-related carbon-nitrogen hydrolase, translated as MSGVVRAAIVQTAWTGDKESMIKAHEEYVRQAAAQGAKVICFQELFYGPYFCQVQESEYYAYAESIPGPTTERFAALAAEYGMVMVLPMYEREQAGLLYNTAAVIDADGSYLGKFRKTHIPNVKGFWEKFYFRPGNLGYPVFDTAVGRIGVYICYDRHFPEGWRALGLAGAQIVFNPSATSRSLSSYLWKLEQPAAAVANEYFIAAINRVGVESDYGDNDFYGTSYFVDPEGKFVGDTGDPYQPELIVRDLDLGLIETVRNRWAFYRDRRPDAYGDLVQP; from the coding sequence ATGTCAGGAGTCGTCCGCGCCGCCATCGTCCAGACCGCATGGACCGGCGACAAGGAATCCATGATCAAAGCGCACGAGGAGTACGTCCGGCAGGCCGCCGCCCAGGGCGCCAAGGTGATCTGCTTCCAGGAGCTGTTCTACGGGCCGTACTTCTGCCAGGTGCAGGAGAGCGAGTACTACGCGTACGCCGAGTCGATCCCCGGGCCGACCACCGAACGCTTCGCCGCCCTGGCCGCCGAGTACGGCATGGTGATGGTGCTGCCGATGTACGAGCGGGAGCAGGCCGGCCTGCTCTACAACACCGCCGCCGTGATCGACGCCGACGGCAGCTACCTCGGCAAGTTCCGCAAGACCCACATCCCCAACGTCAAAGGGTTCTGGGAGAAGTTCTACTTCCGCCCCGGCAACCTCGGCTACCCGGTCTTCGACACCGCAGTCGGCCGCATCGGCGTCTACATCTGCTACGACCGGCACTTCCCGGAGGGCTGGCGGGCGCTCGGGCTGGCCGGCGCGCAGATCGTGTTCAACCCGTCGGCGACCAGCCGCAGCCTCTCGTCGTACCTGTGGAAGCTGGAGCAGCCGGCCGCCGCCGTGGCCAACGAGTACTTCATCGCCGCGATCAACCGGGTCGGCGTCGAGTCCGACTACGGCGACAACGACTTCTACGGCACCTCCTACTTCGTCGACCCGGAAGGCAAGTTCGTCGGCGACACCGGGGACCCGTACCAGCCGGAGTTGATCGTCCGTGACCTTGACCTCGGGCTGATCGAGACGGTCCGCAACCGCTGGGCCTTCTACCGCGACCGCCGCCCGGACGCCTACGGCGACCTGGTCCAACCCTGA
- a CDS encoding RNA polymerase sigma factor, with protein sequence MTGTEMAARPIEPERDAGAGGADEAELNATFGIFCQENLVKVRRFLLSYCRASDLVDDAVQEAFLAARGRWAEIRNYDKPVAWVFKAAIIKERKLRERRNHRESIGLDDVPPERLAAPADGHEARLVLQQLLRRLPRQLAAITQLDVDGWKAEEIAGILGLTVNTVRTYKRRAHQQLRQLVETADSPARREGGPDGS encoded by the coding sequence ATGACCGGCACGGAGATGGCCGCGCGCCCGATCGAGCCGGAGCGGGACGCCGGCGCCGGTGGTGCCGATGAGGCCGAGTTGAACGCCACCTTCGGCATCTTCTGTCAAGAGAACCTCGTGAAGGTCCGCCGCTTCCTGCTCAGCTACTGCCGAGCGAGTGACCTGGTCGATGACGCGGTTCAAGAGGCGTTCCTGGCGGCCCGTGGCCGCTGGGCGGAGATCCGAAACTATGACAAACCGGTTGCATGGGTCTTCAAGGCTGCCATCATCAAGGAACGCAAGCTGCGTGAGCGCCGGAACCATCGGGAGTCGATCGGCCTCGACGACGTTCCGCCCGAACGGCTGGCCGCGCCGGCCGACGGTCACGAGGCGCGACTCGTGCTACAGCAGCTGCTGCGCCGGCTGCCGCGTCAGTTGGCGGCGATCACGCAGCTCGACGTCGACGGATGGAAGGCTGAGGAGATCGCTGGAATCCTGGGGTTGACTGTCAACACAGTGCGCACCTACAAGCGCCGCGCACACCAGCAGCTCCGGCAACTCGTCGAGACAGCAGATTCTCCAGCACGGCGGGAAGGCGGGCCCGATGGATCTTGA
- a CDS encoding lytic polysaccharide monooxygenase, whose product MPTLTTAGRRPLGLYALVVAVAAALLLTTALANVASAHGSVVSPASRAYGCFERWGDRHMAPEMATEDPMCYQAWQADPQAMWNWNGLFREGVGGNHQGAIPDGQLCSAGRTQNGRYNAMDTIGNWQATSINNSFNVRLFDGASHGADYIRVYVTRQGFNPITQALGWGDLELVAQIGNTPASQWQSAPDGVQIDIPATAPGRSGRHMVYTIWQASHFDQSYYFCSDVNFGGSNPPPTTAPPTTPPPTTAPPTTPPPTTPPPTTPPPGSAGCTATYSVASTWSGGFQGDVRVTAGSSAISGWTVTLNYPSGQTVQQAWNATVSASGSTVTARNVSYNGSLAAGASTNFGFIGSSAGGTPSVSCTAS is encoded by the coding sequence ATGCCCACTCTCACCACCGCCGGTCGCCGACCACTGGGGCTGTACGCCCTGGTCGTCGCTGTCGCGGCCGCGCTGCTGCTCACCACCGCGCTGGCCAACGTCGCCTCGGCGCACGGATCGGTCGTCAGCCCCGCGTCCCGTGCGTACGGCTGCTTCGAGCGCTGGGGCGACCGCCACATGGCGCCGGAAATGGCCACCGAGGACCCGATGTGTTACCAGGCCTGGCAAGCAGACCCCCAAGCCATGTGGAACTGGAACGGCCTCTTCCGCGAAGGCGTCGGCGGCAACCACCAGGGCGCCATCCCGGACGGTCAGCTCTGCAGCGCCGGACGCACCCAGAACGGCCGCTACAACGCGATGGACACCATCGGCAACTGGCAGGCCACGTCGATCAACAACTCGTTCAACGTCCGACTGTTCGACGGGGCCAGCCACGGTGCCGACTACATCCGGGTGTACGTGACCCGGCAGGGCTTCAACCCGATCACCCAGGCACTGGGCTGGGGCGACCTGGAGCTCGTCGCCCAGATCGGCAACACGCCGGCGTCGCAGTGGCAGAGCGCCCCCGACGGGGTGCAGATCGACATCCCGGCGACCGCCCCCGGACGCTCCGGCCGGCACATGGTCTACACCATCTGGCAGGCCAGTCACTTCGACCAGTCCTACTACTTCTGCAGCGACGTGAACTTCGGCGGCAGCAACCCGCCGCCGACCACCGCCCCACCGACCACGCCGCCGCCGACCACCGCCCCACCGACCACGCCGCCGCCGACCACCCCACCGCCGACCACGCCGCCGCCCGGTTCGGCCGGCTGCACCGCCACCTACAGCGTCGCCTCGACCTGGTCCGGTGGCTTCCAGGGCGACGTACGGGTGACCGCCGGCTCCTCGGCGATCAGTGGCTGGACGGTGACCCTGAACTACCCCAGTGGGCAGACCGTGCAGCAGGCGTGGAACGCCACCGTCTCGGCCAGCGGCTCGACGGTGACCGCCCGCAACGTCAGCTACAACGGCAGCCTCGCCGCCGGAGCCAGCACCAACTTCGGCTTCATCGGCTCGTCTGCCGGCGGCACACCGTCGGTGAGCTGCACCGCCTCCTGA
- a CDS encoding EAL domain-containing protein produces MDLDSLLRLAAHCPPSQLESAQARRTARRVSQEYTRARAEGRDPVEDLDWEDPLATNADELRRVLRAAQIAKLGTFTWLASTGQLTWSPELSLILGRPPGTHHPARRSLYDQIHPDDLTEFQQALDQVWSVQEPAWHAFRVVRADQVVRYVTVHLQIVADRIGTPIGVAGEVEDTTAEHVARRERRRRQRRDDAVSVMGNDRDAGTGLLNRRRFLDEVDHAVAVGSGALLVLAVEPAGSTTITEPAEQDRLASVVATVITDTMRRTDVCALTATSEFAVLMPRTSMRVAQANAASLIGRLREQDVVVGRRRLRLTVHGGLVCYDELSRTTGFDLLLDAENGWRKAVLSGDPLRVRGEPVPEAERRITSRDRVRTAVTEDRFTLYAQPILDLHLNQVTRHEVLLRVLDGTRCPAPPSAFLDVAEHIDEMLPVDEWVVKRALRTIADGPQTAHYQINLSGRTVGDLALLGCIDDLVTRLGVRPEQLTFEITETALIGNLTAARRFADGIKEIGCQVALDDFGAGYGSFTYLKYFPIDLVKIDGGFIQSIDTSSTDRALVRSLLAACRELGILTAAEYVERDAVLDVLRDLGVDYAQGHLIGVPQPVGRAVSGVGQPWNVAPSPDSHRLVAGQDFAGATPTSPGASVRLATPG; encoded by the coding sequence ATGGATCTTGACAGCCTCCTGCGGTTGGCCGCTCATTGTCCGCCCAGCCAACTGGAGTCGGCGCAGGCCCGGCGTACCGCACGACGAGTTTCCCAGGAATACACCCGCGCCCGGGCGGAGGGCCGTGACCCGGTCGAGGACCTCGACTGGGAGGATCCTTTGGCGACGAACGCCGACGAGCTGCGTCGGGTGCTGCGGGCCGCCCAGATCGCCAAACTCGGCACCTTTACCTGGCTTGCGTCCACAGGGCAGCTCACGTGGTCGCCGGAACTGTCCCTGATCCTCGGCCGACCGCCCGGCACGCACCATCCGGCCCGGCGCTCACTGTACGACCAGATCCACCCCGACGACCTCACCGAGTTTCAGCAGGCGCTCGACCAGGTGTGGTCCGTTCAGGAGCCCGCTTGGCATGCCTTCCGGGTGGTCAGAGCCGACCAAGTGGTCCGGTACGTAACCGTGCACCTTCAGATTGTGGCCGACCGGATCGGGACGCCGATCGGTGTGGCCGGCGAGGTAGAGGACACCACTGCGGAACACGTCGCCCGTCGTGAGCGCCGTCGCCGACAGCGTCGCGACGACGCGGTCTCGGTGATGGGCAACGACCGTGACGCCGGTACCGGACTGCTCAACCGTAGGCGGTTCCTCGACGAGGTCGATCACGCCGTCGCAGTCGGGTCCGGGGCGCTGCTGGTACTCGCGGTCGAGCCTGCCGGCTCCACCACCATCACTGAGCCTGCCGAGCAGGACCGGCTTGCCAGCGTGGTCGCCACCGTCATTACTGACACCATGCGACGCACCGATGTCTGTGCCTTGACCGCGACCAGCGAATTCGCCGTACTGATGCCGAGGACCTCGATGCGGGTGGCGCAAGCCAATGCAGCGAGTCTCATCGGCCGGTTGCGGGAGCAGGATGTCGTGGTGGGCCGTCGTCGACTCCGGCTGACCGTGCATGGCGGACTGGTGTGCTATGACGAGTTGAGCAGGACTACCGGATTCGACCTGCTGCTCGACGCAGAGAACGGGTGGCGTAAGGCGGTCCTGTCCGGCGACCCGCTCCGCGTGCGGGGCGAGCCGGTGCCCGAGGCGGAACGGCGGATCACCTCTCGTGACCGGGTGCGGACAGCGGTCACCGAGGATCGTTTCACCCTCTACGCCCAGCCGATACTTGACCTGCACCTGAACCAGGTCACCCGGCACGAGGTTCTGCTACGGGTCCTGGACGGCACTCGATGTCCCGCACCGCCGTCGGCGTTTCTCGACGTTGCCGAGCACATCGACGAGATGCTCCCGGTTGACGAGTGGGTCGTCAAGCGGGCGCTGCGTACGATCGCAGACGGCCCGCAAACTGCGCACTACCAAATCAACCTCTCCGGCCGCACGGTCGGTGATCTGGCACTGTTGGGCTGCATCGACGATCTGGTCACCCGGCTCGGCGTACGGCCGGAACAGCTGACCTTTGAGATCACTGAGACCGCATTGATCGGCAACCTGACCGCCGCCCGGCGGTTCGCAGACGGCATCAAGGAGATCGGTTGCCAGGTGGCGCTGGACGACTTCGGCGCGGGATACGGTTCGTTCACCTACCTCAAGTACTTCCCAATCGATCTTGTCAAAATCGATGGAGGTTTCATTCAGAGCATCGACACGTCGTCCACCGACCGCGCGTTGGTCAGGTCGCTGCTGGCCGCCTGTCGCGAGCTGGGCATCCTGACCGCTGCCGAGTACGTCGAGCGCGACGCTGTTCTCGACGTCCTACGCGACCTGGGGGTCGACTATGCACAAGGGCACCTTATCGGTGTGCCACAGCCGGTTGGCCGGGCGGTGAGCGGAGTCGGCCAGCCATGGAACGTCGCGCCGTCCCCTGACTCGCATCGGCTCGTGGCCGGCCAGGATTTCGCCGGTGCGACTCCGACCAGCCCTGGTGCATCCGTTCGTCTTGCGACTCCTGGATAA
- a CDS encoding SCP2 sterol-binding domain-containing protein: MSATTEAFFAGLDAGAPRLPPTIDGTLRFDVRYRDHTEQWLLRFAAGGRVQAEQSGADADCVAVIDGPLFERLLRGEERLTATFVRYAFTIEGDFTMVPAFEWLLPDMVGARDPRQLAQGWGRAR; the protein is encoded by the coding sequence TTGTCAGCGACCACGGAGGCCTTCTTCGCCGGTCTCGACGCAGGCGCTCCCCGGCTGCCGCCGACGATCGACGGCACGCTGCGGTTCGACGTGCGCTACCGCGACCACACCGAGCAGTGGCTGCTGCGCTTCGCGGCCGGCGGCAGAGTACAGGCCGAACAGTCCGGTGCCGACGCGGACTGCGTCGCCGTCATCGACGGCCCACTGTTCGAGCGGCTGCTGCGCGGCGAGGAACGACTCACTGCGACGTTCGTCCGGTACGCGTTCACCATCGAGGGCGACTTCACCATGGTGCCCGCCTTCGAGTGGCTGCTGCCCGACATGGTCGGTGCCCGTGACCCCCGGCAGTTGGCGCAGGGCTGGGGGAGAGCACGGTGA
- a CDS encoding RICIN domain-containing protein: MTRSTAAPGGTRQRRRMAIVAGATAAITAAAIGAIGVTTASAATVDTNTTYVFVNRHSNKAMDVYNWATNDGAEIRQWTRNDQAVQQWRFVDAGSGYYKIRSVHSGKYLELPDANDGTRLVQNSDNGTTRQHFRLADSDSGYVRFVNRHSNKVIDVWEWSTADGGYLAGYSDLNGWNQQWQLHTVGGGNPGPTPPPGPTPTGMVGWATHNGGTTGGGNAGATTVTTAAALESAVGSSTAAVIRVSGTINCSGMLRVRSNKTILGAGNSATISGCGLNINGDRNVIIRNINFRNWNDDAINVQESATNIWIDHNNFTNGYDGAVDIKRGSDYITVSWNRVFGHDKSMLLGHSDNNAGQDVGHLRVTYHHNWFDGSGTRHPRVRFGNPVHVFNNYYYNNEYGVASTMDAGVLVEGNYFENVDDPTLVGYAASDPGDLVQRNNHFVNSGSPQSAGSTSGIPYGYTLTTASQVKSVVTNGAGTGRIGL, encoded by the coding sequence ATGACCAGAAGCACCGCCGCCCCCGGCGGCACCCGCCAACGCCGACGGATGGCGATCGTCGCCGGCGCCACCGCCGCGATCACCGCGGCCGCCATCGGCGCGATCGGCGTCACCACCGCGTCGGCCGCCACCGTCGACACCAACACCACCTACGTCTTCGTAAACCGGCACAGCAACAAGGCGATGGACGTCTACAACTGGGCCACCAACGACGGCGCCGAGATCCGCCAATGGACCCGCAACGACCAGGCCGTCCAGCAGTGGCGCTTCGTCGACGCCGGCAGCGGCTACTACAAGATCCGCTCCGTGCACAGCGGCAAGTACCTCGAACTACCCGACGCCAACGACGGCACCCGGCTGGTGCAGAACTCCGACAACGGCACCACCCGCCAGCACTTCCGCCTCGCCGACTCCGACAGCGGATACGTCCGGTTCGTCAACCGGCACAGCAACAAGGTGATCGACGTCTGGGAGTGGTCCACCGCCGACGGCGGCTACCTCGCCGGATACAGCGACCTGAACGGCTGGAACCAGCAGTGGCAGCTGCACACCGTCGGCGGCGGTAACCCCGGCCCGACCCCACCGCCGGGTCCGACCCCGACCGGCATGGTCGGCTGGGCCACCCACAACGGCGGCACCACCGGCGGCGGCAACGCCGGCGCCACCACCGTCACCACCGCCGCCGCCCTCGAATCCGCCGTCGGCTCCTCCACCGCCGCCGTCATCCGCGTCTCCGGCACCATCAACTGCTCCGGCATGCTCCGCGTCCGCTCCAACAAGACCATCCTCGGCGCCGGCAACTCCGCCACCATCTCCGGCTGCGGCCTCAACATCAACGGCGACCGCAATGTCATCATCCGCAACATCAACTTCCGCAACTGGAACGACGACGCCATCAACGTCCAGGAATCCGCCACCAACATCTGGATCGACCACAACAACTTCACCAACGGCTACGACGGCGCCGTCGACATCAAACGCGGCTCCGACTACATCACCGTCTCCTGGAACCGCGTCTTCGGCCACGACAAGTCCATGCTCCTCGGCCACTCCGACAACAACGCCGGCCAGGACGTCGGCCACCTGCGCGTCACCTACCACCACAACTGGTTCGACGGCTCCGGCACCCGTCATCCGCGGGTCCGGTTCGGCAACCCCGTCCACGTGTTCAACAACTACTACTACAACAACGAGTACGGTGTCGCCTCCACCATGGATGCCGGCGTCCTCGTTGAAGGCAACTACTTCGAAAACGTCGACGATCCGACCCTGGTCGGTTACGCCGCCTCGGACCCCGGCGACCTCGTGCAACGCAACAACCACTTCGTCAACTCCGGCAGCCCGCAGTCGGCAGGCAGCACGTCCGGCATCCCGTACGGCTACACGCTGACCACCGCGAGCCAGGTCAAGTCCGTCGTCACCAACGGTGCCGGCACCGGCCGGATCGGTCTCTGA